One Devosia lacusdianchii genomic window carries:
- a CDS encoding class II 3-deoxy-7-phosphoheptulonate synthase: MSTWTPDSWRAKPISQVPAYPDAAKLQEAERQLASFPPLVFAGEARDLKTRLAAVARGEAFLLQGGDCAESFAEHGADHIRDFFRVFLQMAVVLTHGASKPVVKVGRVAGQFAKPRSSDTEIIDGVELPSYRGDIINAIDFNAASRVPDPDRMLQAYRQSAATLNLLRAFSMGGYAELTRIHEWTVGFMKGSNWFPRYEEVARKIDDAITFMGALGLNPDNTPALRQTSFFTSHEALLLGYEEALTRRDSITNDWYATSGHMLWIGDRTRQPDAAHVEYFAGIKNPIGIKCGPSLSNDDLLRLLDRLNPTDDAGRITLISRYGSDKVSEHLPRHIETVQKAGRTVVWCSDPMHGNTIKASTGYKTRPFDRVLSEVKSFFEIHREMGTYAGGVHIEMTGDDVTECVGGFSAVTEASLSDRYHTYCDPRLNASQALELAFLVAEEVHAQKPPRQRVAAGE; encoded by the coding sequence TGGTCTTTGCCGGTGAAGCGCGTGATCTCAAGACCCGCCTGGCTGCCGTTGCCCGTGGTGAGGCTTTCCTGCTGCAGGGCGGCGATTGCGCCGAGAGCTTTGCCGAGCACGGCGCTGACCACATCCGCGATTTCTTCCGCGTCTTTCTGCAAATGGCTGTCGTATTGACCCACGGCGCGTCCAAGCCCGTGGTCAAGGTCGGCCGCGTTGCCGGCCAGTTTGCCAAGCCGCGCTCGTCCGATACCGAGATTATCGATGGCGTTGAGCTGCCCAGCTATCGCGGCGATATCATCAACGCCATCGACTTCAACGCAGCATCGCGCGTCCCCGATCCCGACCGCATGCTGCAAGCATACCGCCAGTCTGCTGCCACTTTGAACCTGCTGCGCGCCTTCTCCATGGGCGGCTACGCCGAGCTGACCCGGATCCACGAATGGACCGTCGGGTTCATGAAGGGCTCCAACTGGTTTCCGCGGTACGAAGAAGTGGCGCGCAAGATCGACGACGCCATCACCTTCATGGGCGCTCTCGGCCTCAACCCCGACAACACGCCGGCCCTGCGCCAGACCAGCTTCTTTACCAGCCACGAGGCTCTGCTGCTCGGCTACGAGGAGGCGCTGACCCGCCGCGACTCCATCACCAACGACTGGTACGCCACCTCGGGCCACATGCTGTGGATCGGCGATCGTACCCGCCAGCCCGACGCCGCCCATGTCGAATACTTCGCCGGCATCAAGAACCCCATCGGCATCAAGTGCGGTCCTTCGCTCAGCAATGATGACCTGCTCCGCCTGCTCGACCGGCTGAACCCGACCGACGACGCCGGCCGCATCACGCTGATCAGCCGCTACGGCTCCGACAAGGTCAGCGAACACCTGCCGCGCCACATCGAGACCGTGCAAAAGGCTGGCCGCACCGTCGTCTGGTGCTCCGATCCCATGCACGGCAACACGATCAAGGCCTCCACCGGCTACAAGACCCGGCCGTTCGATCGGGTGCTCTCGGAAGTGAAGTCCTTCTTTGAAATACACCGCGAAATGGGCACCTATGCCGGCGGCGTACATATCGAGATGACGGGCGACGACGTCACCGAATGCGTCGGCGGCTTCTCGGCTGTTACTGAGGCCTCGCTTTCGGATCGCTACCACACCTATTGCGACCCGCGCCTCAACGCCAGCCAGGCGCTTGAGCTGGCCTTCCTGGTTGCGGAGGAAGTGCACGCCCAAAAGCCACCCCGCCAGCGCGTTGCCGCCGGCGAATAA